The Paracoccus sp. MBLB3053 nucleotide sequence CGCCCGCATCCGCGACCACGCCAAGCAGGTTCGAGGTCATCAGCAGGAACTGGCACATCGACATGACGTCGAGCATCTGCGGATGCACAGTCACCAGAATGGCCGTGGCTGCCGAAAGCGCCGACATGGTCAGGAACCCCAATTGAGGCGGGCAATCGATGACCACGACGTCATAGTCACTTTCGACCTCGGCCAGAACGTCGCCGATCCTGGTAAAGAAGAAATTACCCGAGCGTTCGCGCAACGCCATGGGCGTTGCATGTTCGAATTCCATCAGGTCGAGATTGCCGGGGATCAGGTCGAGATTGGTGAAATAGGTCTTCTGAATGACCGAGCGCAGCGGCACCGGGCCGTCATAGCGGATCGCATCATAGATCGTCCCGCCGTCGAGCAGGTCGAATTCGGGCTGTACGCCGTGCAGGGCGGAAAAGCTGGCCTGTGGGTCAAGGTCGATCCCCAGCACGCGATAGCCGTCCAGCGCCAGTTTCTGCGCAAGATGGGCCGCAGTGGTGGTCTTGCCGCTGCCGCCCTTGAAATTGATCACCGTGATGACCTGAAGATGGTCGCTCTCACGCCGGCCGGGCAAGTAGGTTCCCGGAGATTTCGCCCCTTTTTCAAGAAGCCGGCGAAGCGCCAGGATGTCGGCGGGGCTGTAATAGCGACGCCCCCCGGCCCGTGTTTCGGGCGAGGGGCCCTTGCCTTCAAGATCGAGCTTTCGCAGATACGCATCCTTGACGCCAAGCAGGTCGGCCACCTCGCCCGAAGTGAACTTGCGCAGCTCGCGCCGCGCATCGGGCGGAAACAGCTGTTCCCGATGGGCCTGCAGTCGCTGCGACAGGCCCTCTGCATGCGCGCCCACAAGCTTGTCGATCCGCGTCTTCGGCCGCATATTGTTCATTGGCCTGTCCTCGTTTCGTAAGTTTGGCCGCGTCGCCTGCTCGGTAGTTACGCTTTCGGCCGTCTTATTCTGTTTGTGGCGTAATTGATGCGCGCAGAATTTGATTCTGGCAAGAGATTTTCGCAACGTTGGCAATGCCCTGACGGACGCTTCTCAACCGAAGCCCGCTGACGCTGGTTGCGACAAGTAGGGAAAACCCCTATATCGTAAAGAGAAATCGCAAGACGGATTACCTTCCATGTCGGAATCAACGATCAGCATCAAGGGGCAGACCACCCTGCCGAAAGCCGTGCGCCAGGCGCTGGATCTCGGCCCGGGGGACAGGTTGCGCTATGTGATCCTGGACGATGGCCAGGTGCGGATCATGCGGAGGCGGCCGGTCGTCGATCTGGCTGGCCTGCTGCATCGGAAGGGGCAAGGGCCCGTTTCGCTCGAAGACATGGACGCGGCCATCTCCGAGGCGGCGCGCCGGGGATGATCGGCATTGATACCAATGTGCTCATCCGGTTTCTTGTTCAGGACGACCCGGTCCAGGCGGCGCAGGCCAGCGGCCTTTTTGCCAGCCTGACCGAGGCCGAGCCGGGTTTTCTGTCGCGCGAAGTCATGGTCGAAATGGTTTGGGTGCTCGAGCGCGCCTATCGGCTGGCGCGAAAGGACATCGCCGATGCGGTGGACGGCTTGCTAGCCGCGCATGAGATCATTGTCGAAAGCGCCGATCGTGTCGGGCTTGCGAATGAACGCTACCGGCTTGGTGGCGCGGGTTTTTCAGATCACCTGATTGCCCTGACATCGCGGGAGGCTGGCTGCGACCGCATCTACAGCTTTGACCGCAAGGCGATTTCATCGGCCGGCATGACCGCGCTGGTGGCGCAGGCCTAACCCAGCAAGTCGGCCGCCGGGTTTTCGGCGATATCGACATCAGCATAATAGCTTTGCGCCTGCTGCACCGAGCGGTGCAGCGAAAGTTGCATGGCGGCGGCCAGGGGCGTGCCATCCAGCGCGGCCTGGGTCAGAAAGCCTGCGCGCAGCCCGTGCGGGCTGGCAAAATCATGCGGATATCCGGCCAGCACCAGGCGATGGCGCAGCAATTCGCGCAACCCGTCGGCGCTGAGCCGACGGTTCAGCACCCGGTCGGCCTGGCTCACCGGGCGAAACAGCGGGCCCTCGGCAATGCGCGCCACCGCGATCCAGCGCATCACGGCGCGGGCGGCGCGACCTTTTAGCGGCAGGCGCGGCGCGCGATCGGGCCCGCTGGTCTTGGTCGTCAGCAGGCGCAGGCGCAGCAGCCCGCTGTCGCGAAACTCCCGATCATCGACATCGTCGCGGTTCAGCGCCACGATCTCCGAGCGCCGTCGCCCGCCCGAGGCCCAGCCCAGCATCAGGCAGGCGCGGTCGCGCATACCGCGATGCGAGTGATCGCAGGTCGCCAGCATCGCCTCGAGCACCTCGCGGGTGATCGGATTGCCGGACTTGCGTGCCCTCGGTCGCGCTGTCGCCCGCCGCGCGCGGCCTCGGGCCTGGGCGACAAGAGGCGTCTCAAAAGGCGAAGTCAGCCCCTTCATACGGTGGAACGCCCGCCAGGAGGCGATTCGCCGATCCAGCGTCGCCGCTGCGGGGCAGGCGAGGGAGCGCCGCAGCCCGGCGGCGATAAGGGCCTCTGCGGTCTGCCGTGCCGGACCCTGGGCGTCGTACAGATCCTGCGCGTGATCGAGCAGGAAACGCAGTGCGACCTCTTCGCGCTCTGGCCAGTCCAGAGCCTTTTCGAAGCTGGCGCGCTTCCATGCCGCGATATAGGCCAGGTCGCGTTCCCAAGCGCGCAGCGTGTTTTCCGGCGTGCCGCGCCGGTAAAGCTCGAGCAGCGCCGCCGCATCTTCGGGGGCGAGGGCAGGGGGAATGATCAACTCCATGCGGGATATTCTGGCGCGATCCGGGGTATGACTCAAGACTCGTGATAATGCGAACTTATCGGGGGTGAGGCGACGATGCGCCCATCCTCCGTGTAATCCGCATAACGAGGTAATTTGGCGGGATGAGCGTGATAAGACCCTCGTTCATTGGGTCATTGGAGGCGTCACGTTCACGGTGTGCTCGGGCAAGCGGGGCAGATTCCGGGCCAGGCTGTTGCGCTACAGATGATTGGGTCATTCAAGATCATACGCGCCCAAGCTCGGACGATGCCGCTGGGGTGCTGAGGCCCGACGCTTTGCCTCGGCTCGCTGTCGATCTTTCACAGCGGCTTGACGCGCTCGAAGCGTCAGATGGCCGAGTTATGGGACAAGATCAAGAGGTCAGAGATTGCCCGCACTCCTTTGCCGAGAACCAGGATCTGCGTGACGAGATTGCGCGGCTGGAGAACTTGCCGCCGCGACTCCCGTTCAAACCCTCCGGCATGGAGAAGGCCACCGAAAAGGAAGCCCGCAAGAGCAGCGGTGCAGGGCGGCGGCGTGGCGAGATGCGCGACAAGGGCCACGTCACCCGCGAGGAGGTCCTGGCGGTGGATGTGCCCTCGGGATCGCGCTTCAAGGGCCATGAGACCATCCTGGTTCGGGACCTGGCGATCTCTGTGGACCTCATTCCGCTATCGGCGGGAGCGCTGGCTGACGCCGGAAGGCAAGCGGGTCATCGCCCCCTTGCCGGAGGGGCTTCTGGGGGAATTTGGCGCCAACCTGCGCCGGTTCTGTCTGGCGCTGCATGCCCAGGGCCAGGTGACGACGGAACGGATGACCTCGATCCTGAACGGGATCGGAATGGACATCTCCAAGCGTCAGGTGGTGCGCATCCTGACCACGGGCCTCGATGGTTTCGTGGCGGAGGATCGGGAAATCCTGCGCACAGGCCTGGCGGCGGCGCCCTATATCAGTGTCGATGACACCGGGGCCCGCCATGCCCATCGCGACGGGATCACCACCCAGATAGGCGGCGCGCGGTTCAGCGTGGTCCGCGCGGGTCACTCAAGGTTGCGACTGACCTTCCTCTCTCTCTCTCCAGCGCGCGGCGCCCGAAGTTTACATGATCAAACGATTTGGCACTCGATGCCAATGCAAGGTGGCGCCGGATATCATCTGCAGGCTTGCTGGCCACCCGAGACATTCGCCTCGCAGATGGCGTGTTATGATCACTTGTTGAGGCTGCGCCTTGACGTTTTCGACTGCACGCTGATGCGCGAGATCACTGAGGCCGCGATCTGGGGTGCCGTTCGTCATCACGGGCCGATGGGCAACACGGTGGTCGTGTCCGACGACGCGGGACAGTTCCGCATTCCCAGCCATGCCCAGTGCTGGGTGCATGCTGAGCGGCGGCTGCTAAAGCTGATGCGAAAAACACTTGGAGCAGACGCGTAAGCTGGAGGCGATAGGGGACGAGATCTGGGCCTCGACCACGATCTGAAGCTCTGCAAGCAGAAGCCCTCCGTGGTGGATGGACCGTCCTAGCTCAACGTTTCGACGACATCTTCGGGCAACGCACGCGTTAGAACGAGTTGGGTCAGTTGCTGGCCCGCCTGCTCAGGCGAAAGAGCGAATTGTTGAAGGTGCTTGAGCGCCCCCAGATCCCGCTCCACACCAATGCCACCAAAAACGACCTGCGCGCCTGTGTCACCAAGCTCCGGATCTCAGGCGGCAAGATGAGCGCCGAAAGCAGCCAGGCAAGCGACATCATGCTCGTGCCGATGAGGACCTGCCAAAAACTCGGCATTTCCTTCTTCGCATATATCGGCTCCCGCTTCGGCCTCAACGGGAACGCCGAGTGCATCCCGCCGCTGGCCCGATCTGGTAAGCGCGCAACCGACGTAAACTCATACCGCCCCGGAAGCTGCCGCAGTTATCGTCAAGGCCGGAAGCAGGCTGCCTGCAGATCCGGTCACCCATCACGCTAACAGAGATCCGCGTGTTTCCGGCGATGGGCGAGGCAAGAGGCCTTATCGGGTTTGCCTGTCCGCTTCGGCTCGATGATGCGCGGAAGCGCGTAGACCATCATGCACCAAGATTGAATCTGGACCATCATAGCAGGTATGCCGATTCGGCGGCGAAGGCTTGTGCCTGCTGGCCTCCACCTTCAGATTGCGCCTTATGAAACAGGAACCCATTCGCCCGACCGATGACGAGGCCCGCGCTTTGGCGCGGCGTCTTCTTGCCAATATGCGCCATGCCAATCTGGGCACGCTAGATCCCGAGACGGGCACGCCGCTGGTTACCCGGATTGCCGTTCAGATCGACGAAAGTGGCGTGCCTGTCGCTCTGCTGTCGGGCTTGGCCGCGCATACCCGGGCCTTGCTTGCCGATCCGCGTGCGGGGCTGCTTGTCACCGACGACGAGGCCGCCAAGGGCGATGTCATGACCCATGCCCGCCTGTCCGTCCTTGCACAGGCCGAGCAGGTGCCGACCACGGCCGAGATGCGGGCCGCATGGCTGGCGCAGGACCCCAAGGCCAAGGTCTATATCGACCTGCCGGATTTCCGCTTCTGGCGGCTTCTCCCGCAATCAGGTCTGCTGAATGGCGGCTTTGGCCGTGCCTTCAAGCTGTCGCCGGCGGATATGCTGCGCGCCTGAGGCAATGGACAAGGCCCACCCGGGGCGGATGGGCCTTGCCGTGTCGTCAGAAGCTGCGCGACAGCGACAGCTTGAAGTTCCGGCCCGGAGCCGGGCCACCCAGCCAGCTTGCGGGCGTGTAATCGGTATCGGTCACGTTATCGACGCCCATATGGACCTCGATCCCCTCGGCGATGCCCGATTGCGGGGACCACGAGGCGAAGACGTCATGCACGCCATAGCCCGCGCGGTGTTCCCCATCGGGCTTGTCGCGACCTGCGGCCAAAGTGCTGCGCGCGCCAAGGCGCCAGGCCTCGTTCGCGTTCCAGACCGCTTGCAGCATCACGCGATTGTTCTGCAGGTTGTCCTGATCGACGCCCTCGGTTACGGTCACGGCCGCGCCCAGTTCCCAATCATTGAGCAGATAGCTGGCCTCAAGCTCGCCGCCGCGCAGATAGGCGCGCTCGACATTGGTGTAATAGGCCATCGGCCCCGCACCCGCGCGGATGATCATGTCGTCGATATGGTTGCGATAGAGCGTCAGTTTCATCACCGCCTGATCGCCCTCGGCCAGAATCGAGCTGCCGGTGTACGAGGTCCCGATCTCGATGTTCTTGCCCTTTTCATCCTTGAGATCCGGGTTCGGGTTGGTGACCATCGAGCCGTCGTAAAGCTCGTCCACGGTCGGGATGCGGTTCACGAAGGCGACCGAGCCAAAGACCGACCAGGCATCGTTCAGGCGATAGATTGCGGCGATCTGCGGCTCGACCGCCTCAAATTCGCGATCCTCGGCGTCAAAGCTGACACTGTCCTTGGGCTCGGTGCGCTGTCTTTCATAGCGCAGACCGGAATTCA carries:
- the repA gene encoding plasmid partitioning protein RepA, with product MRPKTRIDKLVGAHAEGLSQRLQAHREQLFPPDARRELRKFTSGEVADLLGVKDAYLRKLDLEGKGPSPETRAGGRRYYSPADILALRRLLEKGAKSPGTYLPGRRESDHLQVITVINFKGGSGKTTTAAHLAQKLALDGYRVLGIDLDPQASFSALHGVQPEFDLLDGGTIYDAIRYDGPVPLRSVIQKTYFTNLDLIPGNLDLMEFEHATPMALRERSGNFFFTRIGDVLAEVESDYDVVVIDCPPQLGFLTMSALSAATAILVTVHPQMLDVMSMCQFLLMTSNLLGVVADAGGSMDYDWMRYVITRYEPGDGPQNQMVSFMRSMFGEHVLNHPVLKSTAISDAGITKQTLYEVEKTQFTRATYERAIESLNAVNGEIEGLIQAAWGREGA
- a CDS encoding HugZ family pyridoxamine 5'-phosphate oxidase codes for the protein MKQEPIRPTDDEARALARRLLANMRHANLGTLDPETGTPLVTRIAVQIDESGVPVALLSGLAAHTRALLADPRAGLLVTDDEAAKGDVMTHARLSVLAQAEQVPTTAEMRAAWLAQDPKAKVYIDLPDFRFWRLLPQSGLLNGGFGRAFKLSPADMLRA
- a CDS encoding PIN domain-containing protein; translated protein: MIGIDTNVLIRFLVQDDPVQAAQASGLFASLTEAEPGFLSREVMVEMVWVLERAYRLARKDIADAVDGLLAAHEIIVESADRVGLANERYRLGGAGFSDHLIALTSREAGCDRIYSFDRKAISSAGMTALVAQA
- a CDS encoding tyrosine-type recombinase/integrase — encoded protein: MELIIPPALAPEDAAALLELYRRGTPENTLRAWERDLAYIAAWKRASFEKALDWPEREEVALRFLLDHAQDLYDAQGPARQTAEALIAAGLRRSLACPAAATLDRRIASWRAFHRMKGLTSPFETPLVAQARGRARRATARPRARKSGNPITREVLEAMLATCDHSHRGMRDRACLMLGWASGGRRRSEIVALNRDDVDDREFRDSGLLRLRLLTTKTSGPDRAPRLPLKGRAARAVMRWIAVARIAEGPLFRPVSQADRVLNRRLSADGLRELLRHRLVLAGYPHDFASPHGLRAGFLTQAALDGTPLAAAMQLSLHRSVQQAQSYYADVDIAENPAADLLG
- a CDS encoding AbrB/MazE/SpoVT family DNA-binding domain-containing protein; this encodes MSESTISIKGQTTLPKAVRQALDLGPGDRLRYVILDDGQVRIMRRRPVVDLAGLLHRKGQGPVSLEDMDAAISEAARRG